One segment of Spirochaetota bacterium DNA contains the following:
- a CDS encoding Hsp20/alpha crystallin family protein: MFTTYDLLDDVLALRDMVDRFFDEVSTTRRRVEFPYINVYEKDDDIIIRAIAPGVSSSDVTVQLADNTVTIEMNRKEDYADKPYLRKEREFGSYKKSIKLPYYVDPDKVEASMNNGILTIKLTKHESVKPRKITIN; this comes from the coding sequence ATGTTCACAACGTATGATCTTCTTGATGACGTTTTAGCACTCAGGGACATGGTGGATCGCTTCTTTGATGAAGTTTCCACCACCCGTCGACGCGTGGAATTCCCTTATATCAACGTCTATGAAAAAGATGATGATATCATTATACGGGCGATAGCTCCGGGAGTTTCATCCAGCGATGTTACTGTGCAACTTGCTGATAATACAGTAACTATCGAAATGAACCGTAAGGAAGATTATGCTGACAAACCGTATTTGCGCAAAGAACGCGAGTTTGGCAGTTATAAGAAATCTATTAAGTTGCCATACTATGTGGATCCTGACAAGGTTGAAGCATCAATGAACAATGGTATTTTGACCATTAAGCTGACCAAACATGAGTCAGTAAAACCACGCAAGATAACCATTAACTAA